Proteins co-encoded in one Halorussus lipolyticus genomic window:
- a CDS encoding DUF7285 family protein produces the protein MSRWSDSGAASSARTHRAQVEPLAALVAVFAVGAALTAYTGVLDESVPTPDRNLAGPTVERVERTASDEAGVLGPDSLAAGLRAGPEGYALNLTLRVGGRRWHAGPTPPPEADVAKIGVSVRTAPGRIRPGRLRAEVWS, from the coding sequence ATGTCACGCTGGTCGGATAGCGGGGCGGCCTCCTCGGCTCGAACCCACCGCGCCCAAGTCGAACCGCTGGCCGCGCTGGTCGCCGTCTTCGCCGTCGGGGCCGCGCTGACAGCCTACACCGGCGTCCTCGACGAGTCTGTGCCGACGCCCGACCGGAATCTCGCCGGGCCGACAGTCGAGCGAGTCGAGCGCACTGCGAGCGACGAGGCGGGCGTCCTCGGTCCCGATTCGCTCGCCGCCGGCCTGCGTGCCGGACCGGAGGGCTACGCGCTCAATCTCACGCTTCGCGTCGGCGGACGGCGATGGCACGCTGGACCGACCCCGCCGCCGGAAGCCGACGTAGCCAAAATCGGCGTAAGCGTCCGGACCGCTCCCGGTCGAATCCGGCCCGGCCGACTCCGCGCGGAGGTATGGTCGTGA
- a CDS encoding DUF5791 family protein, with protein MLYDDIEDPEATSPDELAEEYADELAEIVEAEGVDAVADETGVDRETVEALAEGDAADVHIEDAAAVAALADDAPDSDAIVAEVRDNLLLGMTTAVLDVDTIAVESDVEMDGKQVHQKVEGRSPMTVGEYAAIYHFIASRQR; from the coding sequence ATGCTCTACGACGACATCGAGGACCCCGAGGCCACGTCGCCCGACGAACTCGCCGAGGAGTACGCTGACGAACTCGCCGAAATCGTCGAAGCCGAAGGCGTCGATGCGGTCGCCGACGAGACCGGCGTGGACCGCGAGACCGTCGAAGCCCTCGCCGAGGGCGACGCCGCCGACGTACACATCGAGGACGCGGCCGCCGTCGCCGCGCTGGCCGACGACGCGCCCGACAGCGACGCCATCGTGGCCGAGGTCCGGGACAACCTGCTGCTGGGGATGACCACCGCGGTCCTCGACGTGGACACCATCGCCGTCGAGAGCGACGTGGAGATGGACGGCAAGCAGGTCCACCAGAAGGTCGAGGGGCGCTCGCCGATGACTGTCGGCGAGTACGCGGCCATCTATCACTTCATCGCCAGCCGTCAGCGGTAA
- a CDS encoding DUF7283 family protein has protein sequence MFDAPVETWYLWVGLAIASTAAVGLAVALPRAPPPDAAGAAETVDAVSASAHPTTGVHPLSADAVRIGPYRIWLRDDGRSGHAALAYGPVTPVRRDTALWDVLRGTPPEEAFSTPAEFRRVGAEARDRTPEWRSPDELTVRRVTWEGVDVTLVG, from the coding sequence ATGTTCGACGCACCAGTCGAGACGTGGTATCTCTGGGTCGGCCTCGCTATCGCCAGCACCGCCGCGGTCGGCCTCGCTGTGGCCCTGCCCCGCGCGCCGCCGCCGGACGCCGCGGGAGCGGCCGAAACCGTCGATGCCGTCTCAGCGAGCGCCCACCCGACGACCGGCGTCCACCCGCTGTCGGCCGACGCCGTGCGAATCGGCCCGTACCGAATCTGGCTCCGGGACGACGGAAGGTCGGGCCACGCGGCGCTGGCCTACGGTCCGGTGACGCCCGTCCGGCGCGACACCGCGCTCTGGGACGTGCTTCGCGGGACGCCGCCCGAGGAGGCCTTCTCCACACCCGCCGAGTTCCGCCGGGTCGGGGCCGAGGCCCGCGACCGGACCCCGGAGTGGCGCTCGCCCGACGAACTGACCGTCCGGCGCGTGACGTGGGAGGGCGTCGATGTCACGCTGGTCGGATAG
- the solA gene encoding N-methyl-L-tryptophan oxidase, whose amino-acid sequence MTETTPATDTADADRRDVIVVGIGGMGSASAYHLADRGLDVLGFERHNIPHSQGSSHGYTRIIRLAYYEHPSYVPLLRAAYDEWADLADETGADLLHQTGSLAVGPPDSDIFEGARRTCREHGLDHDVLSGGELNERFPGYDVPDEYRAVFQPQGGFLVPEDCITAHVEGAFARGAEIHARTKVRDWTALDDGGVRVKVERRGTTEVHEADSLVVAAGAWTGKLLPELAPVLEPERQVLGWFQPEERARFSPDTFPVFSMRCDDGEYIYGFPVHRVPGFKIGKYNHRRETVDPDEMEREPTPTDEAILREYTESYFDGADGPTTRLETCLFTNSPDERFVIDTHPEHPQVAVAGGFSGHGFKFSSVVGDILADLVVEGETDHPIEQFAIDRFDNLNVS is encoded by the coding sequence ATGACCGAGACGACGCCCGCAACCGACACCGCGGATGCAGACCGGAGAGACGTTATCGTGGTCGGCATCGGCGGGATGGGAAGCGCGTCAGCCTACCACCTCGCGGACCGCGGCCTCGACGTGCTGGGCTTCGAGCGACACAACATCCCGCACTCGCAGGGGTCCTCGCACGGCTACACCCGAATCATCCGATTGGCGTACTACGAGCATCCCTCCTACGTGCCGCTCCTCCGGGCGGCCTACGACGAGTGGGCGGACTTGGCCGACGAGACCGGCGCGGACCTCCTCCACCAAACCGGGTCGCTCGCGGTCGGCCCGCCCGATAGCGACATTTTCGAGGGCGCGCGTCGGACCTGTCGGGAGCACGGTCTCGACCACGACGTGCTGTCGGGTGGCGAACTCAACGAGCGGTTCCCCGGCTACGACGTGCCCGACGAGTACCGGGCAGTCTTCCAGCCACAGGGCGGCTTTCTGGTGCCCGAGGACTGCATCACGGCCCACGTCGAAGGAGCGTTCGCCCGCGGAGCCGAGATTCACGCCCGGACGAAAGTTCGGGACTGGACCGCGCTGGACGACGGCGGGGTCCGGGTCAAGGTCGAGCGCCGCGGCACCACCGAGGTCCACGAGGCCGACTCGCTCGTCGTCGCGGCGGGCGCGTGGACCGGGAAACTCCTGCCCGAACTGGCTCCGGTCCTCGAACCCGAGCGGCAAGTATTGGGCTGGTTCCAACCCGAGGAGCGCGCCCGGTTCAGTCCCGACACCTTCCCCGTGTTTTCGATGCGGTGCGACGACGGCGAGTACATCTACGGCTTCCCGGTCCACCGGGTACCGGGGTTCAAAATCGGGAAGTACAACCACCGCCGGGAGACCGTGGACCCCGACGAGATGGAGCGCGAACCCACCCCGACCGACGAGGCTATCCTGCGGGAGTACACCGAATCGTACTTCGACGGCGCTGACGGGCCGACGACCCGCCTCGAAACCTGCCTGTTCACCAACTCGCCGGACGAGCGGTTCGTCATCGACACCCACCCGGAACACCCGCAGGTCGCCGTCGCTGGCGGGTTCTCTGGCCACGGATTCAAATTTTCGAGCGTGGTCGGGGACATCCTCGCGGACCTCGTGGTCGAAGGCGAAACCGACCACCCCATCGAGCAGTTCGCCATCGACCGGTTCGACAACCTAAACGTTTCTTAG
- a CDS encoding SDR family oxidoreductase — translation MEVAILGCGYVGLELGRQLTEAGHRAIGVRRSESGIEAIEDAGFEAVQADVTDAETLSAVPDADAIVFSASSGGRDAETAREIYVEGLRTAIEHFGARENPPERLLYTSSTGVYGDHGGDWVDEETPLSPQTDKTEVLAEAERVALDEAPENGIDGTVARLAGIYGPDRTRLERYLEGPVTEGYLNMIHRDDAAGAVRFLLAEDLARGEVVLVVDDEPVSKWAFADWLADECGEEHPPKQTTDERLADDDLSERVERRILTSKRCSNDKLRTLGHDFNYPTYREGYRDEIEAYRNQPE, via the coding sequence ATGGAAGTGGCGATACTCGGATGCGGCTACGTCGGACTCGAACTCGGTCGCCAACTGACGGAAGCGGGCCACCGCGCAATCGGCGTCCGGCGCTCGGAATCGGGCATCGAGGCCATCGAGGACGCCGGTTTCGAGGCCGTCCAAGCCGACGTGACCGACGCCGAAACGCTGTCGGCGGTCCCCGACGCGGACGCTATCGTCTTCTCAGCGAGTTCCGGCGGGAGAGACGCCGAGACAGCGCGCGAAATCTACGTCGAGGGGCTTCGGACCGCTATCGAACACTTCGGCGCGCGAGAAAATCCCCCGGAGCGGCTACTCTACACCTCCAGCACCGGCGTCTACGGCGACCACGGCGGCGACTGGGTGGACGAGGAGACCCCGCTGTCGCCCCAGACCGACAAGACCGAGGTCTTGGCCGAGGCCGAGCGCGTGGCACTGGACGAGGCCCCGGAGAACGGCATCGACGGCACCGTGGCGCGACTCGCCGGCATCTACGGTCCCGACCGGACCCGACTGGAGCGGTATCTGGAAGGTCCCGTGACCGAGGGCTACCTGAACATGATTCACCGCGACGACGCCGCGGGCGCGGTCCGGTTCCTGCTGGCCGAGGACCTCGCTCGCGGTGAGGTCGTGCTGGTCGTGGACGACGAACCCGTCTCGAAGTGGGCGTTCGCCGATTGGTTGGCCGACGAGTGCGGCGAGGAGCATCCCCCCAAGCAGACCACCGACGAGCGACTGGCCGACGACGACCTCTCCGAGCGAGTCGAGCGCCGGATTCTGACCAGCAAGCGATGCTCGAACGACAAGCTACGAACTCTCGGCCATGATTTCAACTATCCTACCTATAGGGAAGGATACCGGGACGAAATCGAAGCGTACCGGAACCAACCCGAGTGA
- a CDS encoding type II secretion system protein yields MTRPRFWLVLELLGRCYPRQVELAAAAADSNDELADLRRALAFLDWSADAERRGDAETRADAETIVRAGYGAAVLAGIGGLVCAATASSSVRALTPIAAGSLAVALGAVRLAWRGPVALATARRTAALGTAPALVARAVLRMRIEPASERAAAFAARGEGALADDLAECVRRAEGTPRSGLEAFGATWAEWNPPLRRAVLLVEAAADAPAEEREATLDRAMDAILDGTRDRMAEFAEEVRGPTTGLYAFGVLLPLALVAVLPAGRVAGLPLSIPALVVVYDLLLPAVLIGAGGWLLVRRPAAFPPPKVSRDHPEVPDRRWATLGAGCGAGLVGVVGTAPLPDWTRWPAVVGLAVGAGLVVRFRPVKSVRDDARAVEAHLTDALYLIGRRVGDGEAVESAISAAGPEVAGRTGEMLTETAGVQRRLRVGVHEAFLGEYGALADVPSPQARSVAALLAISAREGRPAGRAVVSMADHVADLRRVEREARRELASVTGTLRNTAGVFGPLVGGATVALADGMAGGTLGKPLPTAALGLAVGSYVLLLAGILTALATGLERGLDRALVGYRVGLALCSAVGAFLAGFVGAGFAA; encoded by the coding sequence GTGACCCGACCCCGATTTTGGCTCGTCCTCGAACTCCTCGGGCGGTGCTACCCGCGGCAGGTCGAACTCGCCGCCGCCGCCGCCGACAGCAACGACGAACTCGCCGACCTCCGGCGGGCGCTGGCCTTCCTCGATTGGAGCGCGGACGCCGAGCGCCGAGGAGACGCCGAGACGAGAGCAGACGCCGAGACGATAGTTCGGGCAGGGTACGGGGCCGCAGTTCTCGCAGGAATCGGGGGTCTCGTCTGCGCGGCGACTGCTTCCTCGTCGGTTCGGGCGCTGACGCCGATTGCGGCCGGGTCGCTCGCAGTCGCGCTGGGCGCGGTTCGTCTGGCGTGGCGGGGACCGGTGGCGCTGGCGACTGCGCGGCGGACCGCCGCGCTGGGGACCGCTCCGGCGCTGGTCGCTCGGGCGGTCCTCCGGATGCGCATCGAACCGGCCAGCGAGCGGGCGGCGGCGTTCGCGGCACGGGGCGAGGGCGCGCTGGCCGACGACCTCGCAGAGTGCGTTCGGCGTGCCGAGGGGACTCCTCGGTCGGGCCTCGAAGCCTTCGGAGCGACGTGGGCCGAGTGGAACCCACCGCTCCGGCGCGCTGTACTGCTGGTCGAGGCCGCGGCGGACGCGCCCGCCGAGGAGCGCGAGGCCACGCTGGACCGAGCGATGGACGCGATTCTCGACGGGACCCGCGACCGGATGGCCGAGTTCGCCGAGGAGGTCCGGGGACCGACGACCGGCCTCTACGCGTTCGGGGTCCTGCTTCCGCTCGCGCTGGTGGCGGTCCTCCCCGCGGGGCGGGTGGCCGGGCTACCGCTGTCGATTCCGGCGCTGGTGGTGGTCTACGACCTGCTTCTGCCCGCAGTGCTGATTGGGGCGGGCGGGTGGCTGTTGGTCCGGCGACCCGCGGCGTTTCCGCCGCCGAAGGTCTCGCGCGACCATCCCGAGGTGCCCGACCGGCGGTGGGCGACGCTCGGGGCCGGTTGCGGGGCAGGACTGGTTGGGGTCGTCGGGACTGCGCCGCTTCCCGACTGGACGCGCTGGCCCGCCGTGGTCGGGTTGGCGGTCGGCGCGGGGTTGGTGGTCCGGTTCCGGCCCGTGAAGTCCGTCCGGGACGACGCCCGCGCCGTGGAGGCCCACCTGACCGACGCGCTCTATCTAATCGGCAGGCGAGTCGGCGACGGCGAGGCCGTCGAATCGGCGATTTCTGCGGCCGGGCCGGAAGTCGCGGGCCGGACCGGCGAGATGCTGACCGAGACGGCGGGAGTCCAGCGACGACTTCGAGTCGGGGTCCATGAGGCGTTTCTGGGCGAGTACGGCGCGCTCGCCGACGTGCCGAGTCCGCAGGCCCGGAGCGTGGCCGCCCTGCTGGCCATCTCTGCGCGGGAAGGCCGACCCGCGGGCCGGGCGGTGGTCTCGATGGCCGACCACGTGGCGGACCTCCGGCGCGTCGAGCGCGAGGCCCGGCGGGAACTCGCCAGCGTGACGGGTACTCTGCGGAACACTGCCGGGGTCTTCGGCCCGCTGGTCGGGGGTGCGACCGTCGCGCTCGCCGACGGGATGGCTGGCGGGACGCTGGGGAAACCCCTGCCGACCGCCGCGCTCGGCCTCGCTGTCGGGAGCTACGTTCTGCTCCTCGCTGGGATTCTGACCGCGCTGGCGACCGGACTGGAGCGGGGCCTTGACCGCGCGCTCGTCGGCTATCGAGTGGGTCTCGCGCTCTGCTCGGCGGTCGGCGCGTTTCTGGCGGGGTTCGTCGGGGCCGGGTTCGCGGCGTGA
- a CDS encoding DUF7286 family protein, whose product MRFAEDRRARVPFALAGVLLLVGSAALSASLAGKPAPETDESVGLAVERAKAASSTTLRRAITRAGRQAARNPVTHPANTTLGRVLNDSTPYRDSLRIRIYLAVREDLDSVGVRVGDVEGEVSLSSVSNASDLRRAKRRVSVQPAGTGDNQSRENAGLRVRVENITVSATRDNRVVEREEFSPTLVVATPALALHERTERFESRLNRGPLVSGLGRRLTARLYGVSWVRGYAQYGGAPVQNVVANRHVELAVNGGLLREQRAVFGRSDPAGRRALGWATARVGAIDLLTAANTQYGSARTDQLLTAAKQYQRENPMPGGVTAGRPGDSARRKRNGVFPAGVNRTADRAFSDLVKAEEPRSGDGPGSEERPTLGEILRSSYTVDARLVAAVERTEAEERPAPASPGANWTLAGTEVRTTTRTEAASGPPTGPPGPPRGWHLLGSGRGRYETTRVVRTHALVANWTRGNESRRTVRRWSETFVTRIGVAGDHSVDGSAVPPSRPIGTLHDRGGPLDGPNLAGIPDRATDRLVRDRGGHDALARRAVAGTLDTRPEKVAGRRPPDLREWVYRDAANLREKVRNISIGVPRQRVLGERPPPAQLAQAVRAEREDLLDAPARYDGVADRARVAVRTAYLDRVVARLEARASRQNRTRVGVGEALADAGRSLDEARRTLRARTTPETRPRRPMGADGPGAPVNLSVSGAPPYLTLAKVDHEEVAVIPEGERRAPLSARNRNVFAVPYGDAAETVASAVAGDDGGAGDSKRVSLRTGAVALRTANRTLAERENRSLERRRNRLQQSLAESMREARRMLVAELALTRFDLTRGERRVAVHEGLARWNTTAGRALAVANGSAADAIASAVIRRRPALDRPDRRDWVGLRAELAVEATSRTVEGPPRSAVNQTTTVTQRLAENALKQAITSGLGNATELASKRWFGEVLGAVPAGLPVAPVPGYWYATVNVWTVEVSGQYARFSVSAPQGPPGEEVRYVRENATVRVDVDGDGERDLLGRTAPVAFETGTTVVVVVPPGPPGVGDRGGNRDESSPGWNSG is encoded by the coding sequence GTGAGGTTCGCCGAGGACCGGCGCGCTCGGGTCCCCTTCGCACTCGCCGGCGTCCTCCTGCTGGTCGGGAGCGCGGCCCTCAGCGCCTCGCTCGCGGGGAAACCGGCCCCCGAAACCGACGAATCGGTCGGTCTCGCCGTGGAGCGAGCGAAAGCGGCGTCCTCGACCACGCTCCGACGAGCAATCACCCGCGCCGGTCGGCAGGCCGCACGCAATCCTGTCACCCATCCGGCGAACACCACCCTCGGGCGCGTCCTGAACGACTCGACGCCCTACCGCGACTCCCTCCGGATTCGAATCTACCTCGCCGTCCGCGAGGACCTCGATTCCGTCGGCGTCCGGGTCGGCGACGTGGAGGGAGAAGTGTCGCTCTCCTCGGTCTCGAACGCCTCCGACCTCCGGCGGGCCAAGCGTCGGGTGAGCGTCCAACCGGCGGGCACGGGAGACAACCAAAGCCGGGAGAACGCCGGCCTGCGCGTCCGAGTCGAGAATATTACCGTTTCGGCGACTCGGGACAACCGGGTGGTCGAACGCGAGGAGTTCTCGCCGACGCTGGTTGTAGCGACCCCCGCGCTGGCGCTCCACGAGCGCACCGAGCGATTCGAGTCGCGCCTCAATCGCGGCCCCCTCGTGTCGGGCCTCGGTCGGCGACTCACGGCGCGACTCTACGGCGTGTCGTGGGTCCGGGGCTACGCCCAGTACGGCGGTGCGCCGGTCCAGAACGTGGTGGCGAACCGCCACGTCGAACTCGCTGTGAACGGCGGCCTCCTGCGCGAACAGCGCGCCGTCTTCGGCCGGAGCGACCCCGCCGGTCGCCGGGCGCTCGGGTGGGCCACCGCCAGAGTCGGCGCAATCGACCTGCTCACTGCCGCCAACACCCAGTACGGGTCGGCCCGGACCGACCAACTGCTCACTGCCGCCAAGCAGTACCAGCGGGAAAATCCCATGCCGGGCGGCGTGACCGCGGGCCGACCCGGAGACTCCGCGAGGAGGAAGCGAAACGGGGTGTTCCCCGCCGGGGTCAACCGGACCGCGGACCGCGCATTCTCGGACCTCGTGAAGGCGGAGGAACCGAGAAGCGGCGACGGACCGGGAAGCGAGGAGAGACCGACGCTCGGCGAGATTCTGCGGTCGTCCTACACCGTGGATGCGCGCCTCGTCGCCGCAGTCGAGCGGACCGAGGCCGAGGAGCGCCCGGCCCCGGCCTCGCCCGGCGCAAACTGGACGCTCGCGGGAACTGAGGTCCGGACGACGACCCGGACCGAGGCCGCGAGTGGACCACCAACCGGACCGCCCGGACCGCCGCGGGGGTGGCATCTCCTCGGAAGCGGGCGGGGTCGCTACGAGACGACCCGAGTCGTTCGGACCCACGCCCTCGTCGCCAACTGGACGCGAGGCAACGAGTCGCGCCGGACCGTCCGGCGGTGGTCCGAGACGTTCGTGACACGCATCGGTGTCGCGGGCGACCACAGCGTCGATGGGAGTGCTGTCCCGCCCTCCCGGCCGATTGGGACTCTCCACGACCGAGGAGGCCCCCTCGACGGCCCGAATCTGGCAGGGATTCCCGACCGGGCCACCGACCGACTGGTCCGGGACCGAGGAGGCCACGACGCGCTGGCCCGCCGAGCGGTCGCCGGGACGCTGGACACTCGGCCCGAGAAGGTCGCGGGGCGACGACCCCCGGACCTCCGCGAGTGGGTCTATCGGGACGCGGCTAACCTCCGCGAGAAGGTCCGGAACATCTCGATTGGGGTCCCCCGCCAGCGGGTCCTCGGCGAGCGCCCGCCGCCAGCGCAACTGGCGCAGGCGGTTCGAGCAGAGCGCGAGGACCTGCTGGACGCTCCGGCGCGGTACGACGGGGTGGCCGACCGGGCCAGAGTCGCAGTCCGGACGGCCTACCTCGACCGGGTGGTGGCGCGACTGGAGGCGCGTGCGTCCCGGCAGAACCGGACGCGAGTCGGCGTCGGCGAGGCGCTTGCCGACGCCGGGCGTTCGCTGGACGAGGCCCGCCGGACGCTCCGCGCTCGGACCACGCCCGAGACGCGTCCTCGTCGGCCGATGGGTGCCGACGGGCCGGGCGCGCCGGTCAACCTGAGCGTGAGCGGTGCGCCGCCGTACCTCACGCTGGCGAAAGTGGACCACGAGGAGGTCGCCGTGATACCGGAGGGCGAGCGCCGGGCACCCCTTTCTGCCCGGAACCGGAACGTCTTCGCGGTGCCCTACGGTGACGCCGCAGAGACGGTGGCCTCGGCGGTCGCAGGCGACGACGGCGGCGCTGGCGATTCGAAGCGGGTCAGTCTCCGGACCGGCGCGGTGGCGTTGCGGACTGCGAACCGGACGCTGGCCGAGCGCGAGAACCGGTCGCTGGAACGTCGGCGGAATCGGCTTCAGCAGTCGCTGGCCGAGTCGATGCGGGAGGCCCGGCGGATGCTGGTCGCGGAGTTGGCACTGACCCGGTTCGACCTGACCCGCGGCGAGCGCCGGGTGGCGGTCCACGAGGGGTTGGCGCGCTGGAACACGACCGCCGGGAGGGCGTTGGCGGTGGCGAACGGCTCTGCGGCCGACGCCATCGCGTCTGCGGTGATTCGGCGTCGTCCGGCGCTCGACCGGCCCGACAGGCGCGACTGGGTTGGCCTCCGGGCCGAGTTGGCGGTCGAAGCGACGAGTCGGACGGTCGAGGGGCCGCCCCGGTCGGCGGTGAACCAGACGACGACGGTGACACAGAGACTGGCCGAAAACGCGCTCAAGCAGGCGATTACGTCGGGTCTGGGGAACGCGACCGAACTGGCGAGCAAGCGGTGGTTCGGCGAGGTCCTCGGGGCGGTGCCGGCCGGACTACCGGTCGCGCCGGTGCCGGGGTACTGGTACGCGACGGTCAACGTCTGGACGGTCGAAGTCTCGGGCCAGTACGCCCGGTTTTCGGTCAGCGCGCCGCAGGGGCCGCCGGGCGAGGAGGTCCGGTACGTCCGCGAGAACGCGACCGTCCGGGTCGATGTGGACGGTGACGGGGAGCGGGACCTCCTCGGGCGCACCGCGCCGGTCGCCTTCGAGACGGGCACGACCGTCGTGGTGGTCGTGCCGCCCGGTCCGCCGGGAGTCGGCGACCGGGGCGGGAACCGGGACGAGTCCTCGCCGGGGTGGAACTCGGGGTGA
- a CDS encoding DUF7284 family protein yields the protein MRAISTVLDASLCLLLVSASAVTLAETPVRDSRIEAGHATGPDSADRTADLLATSTARVTYGAGDDSRRTAHDTLAGLLASATRADAGGAADAGRATADPDFAGRDFARSVTASVNRTLRRHLPAGLGVQVVATEVEPRTGTGDRLVAGGTPPPETEVHAARFELRRTRFTVRTWSA from the coding sequence GTGAGAGCCATCAGCACCGTGTTGGACGCCTCGCTGTGCCTCCTGTTAGTCTCGGCGAGCGCGGTCACGCTGGCGGAGACGCCCGTTCGGGATTCCAGAATCGAGGCCGGCCACGCGACCGGCCCGGATTCGGCCGACCGGACCGCGGACCTGCTGGCGACCAGCACCGCCCGCGTCACCTACGGCGCTGGCGACGATTCCCGCCGGACTGCTCACGACACGTTGGCCGGTCTCCTCGCCAGTGCAACCCGCGCTGACGCCGGAGGAGCCGCCGACGCCGGGAGAGCCACCGCCGACCCGGACTTCGCGGGCCGGGATTTCGCTCGGAGCGTCACCGCGAGCGTCAACCGGACGCTCCGACGCCACCTCCCGGCGGGCCTCGGCGTACAGGTGGTCGCCACCGAAGTCGAACCCCGAACCGGAACGGGCGACCGACTCGTCGCCGGGGGCACCCCACCGCCCGAGACCGAGGTTCACGCCGCGCGATTCGAACTGCGCCGGACCCGGTTCACCGTCAGGACGTGGTCGGCGTGA
- a CDS encoding ATPase, T2SS/T4P/T4SS family, whose product MRDLLARFHEDPDPDCACRPTFEDDALVLDAGDCPGAGDLSAEPACRATAIGALADREAEAVVTRTSSVERTYEAESAALLVSAGRFVERVAYYDRQLAERARSDPLGSARSATGRAGPVGELVAETGLAECARRASGYDDALRPFLGPPIAKARVAADPPPDAVFAETRRLATGATVRVYDDRRALRTYHLEPVEHGFDAPARRVLAEAYGLLADGAISAGERAPGRAVRRVADRRDEDSAEDPDLPVETIADALRKHTRGYGVLADFFADPEVSDVFATAPVGENPLRVSVAGERMRTNVRLTETGAQALASRFRRESGRAFSRASPTLDATAEVGSGGRSSVRVAGVTNPVSNGPGFAFRAHDATPWTLPALVENGTVPADAGALLSLAVERAGAGLVAGPRGSGKTTLLGALCWELPADTRTVVIEDTPELPVSALQRRGRDAQPLRTETGDRPGLAPPEALRTALRLGEGALVVGEVRGEEAAVLYEAMRVGASGDAVLGTIHGDGGEAVRERVVSDLGVPASSFATTDLVVTLEAVSTPEGKRRRVKAIEEVVDSDRFENLYAIEADRLAATGRIDRGNSALVAELTEAGESYADAREKLAEREALLAELAETGRTGPKAVGSAYADRRGKSS is encoded by the coding sequence ATGCGAGACTTACTGGCGCGATTCCACGAGGACCCCGACCCGGACTGCGCCTGCCGACCGACCTTCGAGGACGACGCCTTGGTCCTCGACGCCGGCGACTGCCCCGGCGCGGGCGACCTCTCGGCCGAACCGGCCTGCCGGGCGACCGCAATCGGCGCGCTGGCCGACCGCGAGGCCGAGGCGGTCGTGACCCGAACCTCCTCGGTGGAACGCACCTACGAAGCCGAATCGGCGGCGCTCCTCGTCTCTGCCGGGCGGTTCGTCGAGCGCGTTGCCTACTACGACCGACAACTCGCCGAGCGCGCCCGGTCGGACCCACTCGGGTCTGCCCGCTCTGCGACGGGCCGGGCGGGACCGGTCGGCGAACTCGTCGCCGAAACCGGCCTCGCCGAGTGCGCCCGCAGAGCGTCGGGCTACGACGACGCGCTCCGGCCCTTCCTCGGCCCGCCGATTGCGAAGGCCCGCGTGGCCGCCGACCCGCCGCCGGACGCTGTCTTCGCCGAGACCCGCCGACTCGCTACCGGCGCGACAGTCCGGGTGTACGACGACCGGCGCGCGCTCCGGACCTACCACCTCGAACCGGTCGAACACGGCTTCGACGCTCCAGCGAGACGAGTTCTCGCCGAGGCTTACGGTCTCCTCGCAGACGGAGCAATCTCTGCCGGCGAGCGAGCGCCCGGCAGAGCGGTCCGGCGGGTCGCGGACCGACGAGATGAGGACTCGGCGGAGGACCCCGACCTGCCGGTCGAGACCATCGCCGATGCGCTCCGGAAACACACCCGCGGCTACGGCGTGCTGGCCGACTTCTTCGCCGACCCCGAAGTCTCGGACGTATTCGCCACCGCACCGGTCGGCGAGAACCCCCTGCGCGTCTCGGTGGCCGGCGAGCGAATGCGGACCAACGTCCGCCTGACCGAGACCGGTGCCCAAGCCCTCGCGTCTCGCTTCCGGCGCGAGAGCGGTCGGGCCTTCTCGCGGGCCTCGCCGACGCTCGACGCGACCGCCGAGGTCGGTTCGGGCGGCCGGAGTTCCGTCCGCGTGGCGGGCGTCACGAATCCGGTGAGCAACGGGCCGGGGTTCGCCTTCCGCGCTCACGACGCGACGCCGTGGACCCTGCCCGCGCTGGTCGAAAACGGGACCGTGCCCGCCGACGCCGGGGCGCTCCTCTCGCTCGCTGTCGAGCGCGCCGGGGCCGGACTCGTCGCCGGCCCTCGCGGTTCGGGCAAGACCACCCTGCTGGGCGCGCTCTGCTGGGAACTCCCCGCAGACACCCGGACGGTCGTCATCGAGGACACGCCGGAACTCCCGGTCTCCGCGCTCCAGCGCAGAGGCCGGGACGCCCAACCCCTCCGAACCGAGACCGGCGACAGGCCGGGCCTCGCGCCCCCGGAGGCACTCCGGACCGCGCTCCGACTCGGAGAGGGCGCGCTGGTCGTCGGCGAGGTCAGGGGCGAGGAGGCCGCGGTCCTCTACGAGGCCATGCGAGTCGGCGCGAGCGGCGATGCCGTCCTCGGGACCATCCACGGCGACGGCGGCGAGGCGGTCCGCGAGCGCGTCGTCTCGGACCTCGGGGTCCCGGCGTCGTCGTTCGCCACGACCGACCTCGTGGTGACGCTCGAAGCCGTCTCGACGCCCGAGGGAAAGCGCCGCCGGGTGAAAGCAATCGAGGAGGTGGTCGACAGCGACCGGTTCGAGAACCTGTACGCTATCGAGGCCGACCGACTCGCCGCCACGGGTCGCATCGACCGCGGGAACAGCGCGCTGGTCGCCGAACTCACTGAGGCCGGCGAATCCTACGCCGACGCCCGCGAGAAGTTGGCCGAGCGCGAAGCCCTTCTCGCCGAACTCGCGGAGACGGGGCGAACCGGTCCGAAAGCGGTCGGTTCCGCATACGCCGACCGTCGGGGGAAGTCGTCGTGA